In a genomic window of Nomascus leucogenys isolate Asia chromosome 4, Asia_NLE_v1, whole genome shotgun sequence:
- the LOC101177073 gene encoding LOW QUALITY PROTEIN: uncharacterized protein ARIH2OS (The sequence of the model RefSeq protein was modified relative to this genomic sequence to represent the inferred CDS: deleted 1 base in 1 codon) → MLGQCTGDGERPGLPGDGEGGVPARPGRRAQRPPQRPAKINKAVTCATHLPGAAASRPLSPNKPDRVRPGQRDRNRSKRQRRQRADAGQARAASSRRVVPAAPEVLGAVASLPDRGRPTVAWVATGSWLEGLFSAASLKLSPLTQSLTRVRQAPTASGATIRLPVSPVEMFLTSAFLTGFSFHCLYSGIGHGEDILVSVEQIRTIVSRPLSGQREAGPGISAYTPRRSLDGPRAATTPGLRFPCRGLVRCPVLRLTVTVQDCILTALLAVSFHSIGVVIMTSSYLLGPVVKWCG, encoded by the exons ATGCTCGGACAGTGTACCGGCGACGGGGAGCGCCCGGGCCTCCCGGGCGACGGCGAAGGCGGAGTCCCGGCCCGGCCAGGGAGGCGCGCGCAGAGGCCCCCCCAGCGGCCCGCCAAGATAAACAAGGCCGTGACGTGCGCCACGCACTTACCGGGAGCTGCGGCCTCGCGGCCGCTGAGCCCAAACAAGCCAGACCGGGTCAGGCCGGGCCAGAGGGACCGCAATAGGTCGAAGCGGCAGCGCAGGCAGCGGGCCGACGCCGGTCAAGCCCGCGCTGCTTCCTCCAGAAGAGTCGTCCCCGCAGCTCCGGAAGTGCTTGGCGCCGTTGCGTCACTTCCGGATCGGGGTCGACCCACGGTCGCTTGGGTCGCGACAGGCTCCTGGCTAGAGGGCCTGTTTAGCGCCGCCTCTCTGAAACTTAGCCCTCTGACCCAGAGTCTGACCAGGGTACGGCAGGCGCCGACCGCGTCTGGAGCCACCATTCGCTTACCAGTGTCTCCCGTCGAGATGTTTTTAACCAGCGCGTTTCTCACCGGCTTCTCATTTCACTGTTTGTACTCTGGGATCGGGCACGGAGAAGACATCCTGGTGTCCGTGGAGCAGATA AGAACCATTGTTTCCCGGCCGCTATCTGGTCAGAGGGAAGCTGGGCCGGGAATTTCTGCCTACACCCCGAGGCGGTCGCTGGATGGCCCCAGAGCCGCAACCACACCAGGCCTTCGCTTCCCCTGCCGAGGCCTCGTTCGCTGCCCAGTTCTCCGACTTACGGTCACCGTGCAAGATTGCATCTTAACTGCCTTGCTTGCAGTTTCTTTTCACAGTATAGGAGTTGTCATCATGACTTCCAGTTACCTTCTGGGACCGGTTGTCAAATGGTGTGGCTAG